AACCGCACGCCCCCGACCCGTTCGCGCTCCGCGGTCTCGACGCCGCACGCGACCGCCTCGCCGTCCGCTTCGATCACGACGACGCGCGCGCCGCCGCGCGCGAGGGCGAGACCGAAAACTCCCACCCCGCCGTAGAGGTCCACGGCGTGCGTCGGATTCCCGGCGGCACGCATCACGTGGCCGTGGAGGACGTCCGCCGCGCCGGGGTTCACCTGGAAGAAGCCGGCCGCAGGAATGCGGAACCGCAGCCCTCCCAGCTCCTCCTCGAGAAACGCACGCCCCGCGACGACCTCGACGACGGCGCCTCCGCGCCGGCCGGGAGGGGAGCTCACGCGCACGACTCCCGCGACCCGCCCCTCGAGCCCGCGTGCCAGCGCCGGCGCGGACGGAAAATCCCCCGGGGCGCCTCGAAGCACGACGAGGACTTCTCCCGACGCCGCGGACGACCGCACGATCACGCGCGGCGCGTCGGCCCCGTCCCGCCCTGGATCGCCCAGGCCCGGTCCGTCGAGGAAGTGCTCGCGGCACGTCCGGTAGACCTCCTGCGCCGCGACGTCGAGGAGCAGGCAGCGCTCGACGTCCACGATCGCAGCCGCGTCCTCGTGGCGGTGCAACCCCAGGACGCGACGACCGATCGCGTCGCTCCCCAGCGTGAACTCGACCTTGTTCCGGTATCCCAGGTCACGCGGCGACGCCTCGCAGACCACGGTCGGGGGTTCGCGGAATCCGCCGATGCGCCGGAGCGACTCTTCGACGATCCGGCCCTTCGCCTCGCGTTGCACGGCTTCGTTGATCGGCATCCACGGGCAGCCGCCGCATTCGGGCTGATGCGCGCATTCCGGCGTCCGACGGTCGGGAGAAGGTCGGCGAAGCTCCACGAGCCGGCCCTCCGCGAAGCGCCGATGCACCCTCTCGATGGAGACCAGCCCCTCGTCCCCGGGGAACGCGCCGCTCACGAAGACGACCCTTCCGCCGACCCGGCCGACCCCGCGCCCGCCCGCCGCGAGCCCATCGATCGTCACCGGCACCCGGCCCCCCCGCTGGAAGGAGTCGTCGGAGGCGACCCCCATATCTCGGGGCTCATGGGGAGTGTTCCTCGACATCTGGTATTTATCCCTTGACAAGGGGTGAGCGAGCAGGATAGGGTCCGACCGATTTCTGGCGCGGAAGGGTTCTCTCCGAGGGTTGCATGAAGGATTCGGAGGTTGCTCGCTCTCCCCGGCGTAAGGCCACCCCGACCTCGACTGCGCCCACCTATATCCACCGCTGGGGCGTCTTAGGCGTACCCGTCGGTCGGTCTACGAACCCACCCAAGGTTTTCTCGACCCGTGCCTGGGAAGCCGAATGACCGGGGAGAGCGAGCAACTCCCGACGCATGCTACACGGAACTCCGATCGTGGAAAAGAGACCTGAAGCGAGTCCGTGGCGACCGCCGCACGGACCGCGCGATCGCTGAGTCTCGATGCGCCAGCGCAAAGGCGCGGACGTTCGTTCCGCGCCTTTCTTTTAACTGGTGAAAGACGTCCTCAAAAAGTCAGGATCGGTCCTCGCGCGGGTCTTTACACGCTCGAAGCACCACCGTATTTTCCGCGCGGTGCCTGGGTTCAGGGGGAGGCCAGGTGACCACCTGGGGCCGCGGGTTGCAGGACGAACCGGGGGGTTTATCGCCTGCATCACGCGGCCTCAACCTTTTCCCGCCCACCCTCAGAATTCCCTGATCGACTCCCGATAACCGGCGAGGTTGCGCAGCGTCTCCGCGAGCGAATCCCCGCCGCACTTGATCAGCAGTTCGTCCGCGAGGATGAGGGCGGTCATGGCCTCTCCGACCACGCCGGCCGCCACGATCGGGATCGTGTCGGTACGTTCGAACGCGGCCTCGAACGGGGACTTGTCCGCGAGGTCGACGGAGCCGAGCGGCTTCGGCAGGGTCGCGAGCGGCTTGAGGTATCCGCGCACGTGGATCACCTCCCCGTTGGACATCCCGCCTTCGATCCCGCCGGCGCGGTTGCTCGAGCGCGTGAAGGCGCGCCGATTCGCGTCGTAGCCGATCGGATCGTGCAGCGCGCTCCCCAGGCTCTCCGCTCCCTCGATCCCCTCACCCACGCTCACCGCCTTCACCGCCTGGATCGAGAGCACGGCACCCCCGAGGCGACCGTCCAGACGTCGGTCCCAGTGCACGTGGCTCCCGAGCCCCGGCGGCACCCCGCGCGCGAGGACCTCGAAGACGCCGCCGATCGAATCGCCCAGACGCTTCGCGCGCTCCACCTCGGCGACCATCGCCGCCTGGGCGGCCGCGTCGGTCGTACGCATCGCGGCGTCGTCCGGAAGCGCCAGGAGGGCGTCGAAGTCCTCGTCTTCGGGCCCTTGCGCCTTTCCAACGGCGAGGGTGCGGCTCGTGATCTCGATCCCCGTGCAGGTCAGCAGCGCCTTCGCGAGCGCGCCGGCGGCCACGCGGGAGGCGGTCTCGCGGGCGCTCGCCCGCTCCAGGATGTCGCGTGCGTCGTGCGTCCCGTACTTGAGCGCTCCTGCGAGGTCCGCGTGGCCGGGCCGGGGCCGCGTCACCGCCTTGCGTTCCGCCGGCTCGGGGGGGGGACCGTCGGGGCTCATCGCGACCGTCCAGTTCGCGTAGTCGCGGTTGCGGATCAGGAGGGACACCGGCGATCCCAGGGTGAGGCCGAAGCGCACCCCGCCGAGGATCTCGGCGGCGTCCGACTCGATCTTCATCCGCCCGCCGCGTCCGTAGCCACCCATGCGCCGCTTCAGGTCGCGGTCGATCGTTCCGCGATCCACCGGGACCCCGGCGGGGAGGCCTTCGACGACCACGTTCAGGGCGGGGCCGTGGGACTCGCCGGCGGTGAGGAATCGCAGTTTCATCGGCCGCCGAGTGTAGCGCGCCTTGACCGGCGATTCGCGCGGCTCCTATCCTGCGGCCTCCGATGCGGATCGTGACGGGTGACCAGATGCGCGCTGCCGATCGCGACGCGATCGAGCGGCTCGGCATCCCCGGCATCCTGCTGATGGAGCAGGCCGGGCGCGCCGTCTCCGACGCGCTGCTCGAGGACCGGCCCGACGCCGGTCGCGTGGGCGTCGCGATCCTCTGCGGCCGCGGAAACAACGGCGGAGACGGGTTCGTGATCGCGCGGCACCTCCGCGCGCGGGGGATCGACGCGATGGTCGTGTCCCTCGCCGCGGCGTCCGACCTTCGCGGCGACGCGGCGTTGGCCCACGAAACGGCGATCGACGCGGGGGTGCGCGTCGTCGAAGCCGCCGACGCGGCCTCGTGGGCGAAAGCCCGGGAACGCGCCCTCGAACGGGGAATCGTCGTCGACGCGCTGCTCGGCACGGGGGTGTCCGGCGGCGCCCGCGGACTCGTCGCGGAGGTGATCGCCGACCTCGCGCGCTCCCCCGCCTTCGTCGCCGCCGTCGATCTCCCCTCCGGGGTCGACGCGAACACCGGCGAGGTGGCGGGCCCCGCCGTCCGCGCCGACGTGACGTACACCTTGTGCCGACCGAAGCTCGCCCTCGTCCTCGAGCCCGCCGCCTCCCTCGCCGGGCGCTGGCGCGTGCTCGACATCGGCATCCCCGACGAGGCGGTGGACGCCGCCGGATCGGAGCTCGAGTGGCTCGACGCCGCCGCGGTCGCGCCCCTGCTCCCCCCGCGGCCGCCGGACGCCCACAAGGGCCGGTTCGGACATCTCCTGATCGTCGCCGGGTCCCGCGGGAAGTCGGGCGCGGCGGTCCTTTGCGCCCGCGGGGCCCTGCGCGCCGGTGTCGGCCTCGTCACCGTCGCGACCACGCGCGACGCGCAGCCCCTCGTCGCGACCCAGCAGGCCGAGGTCATGACCGAGGTCGCCTCGTCCGCGTCGACGGCGCTGAAGCTCCTGTCCACGCGCGACGCGATCGCGATCGGCCCCGGGCTCGGCACGTCGGGCGCGGCGAGGACGCTCGTGACGACGCTCCTCGCGAAGCGGAAGGTCCCGGCCGTCGCCGACGCGGACGCGCTCAACGTCTTCGAAGGGAAGCGCCTTCGGGCCGGGAAGCTCCCCCTGGTCATCACCCCGCACCCGGGCGAGGCGGCCCGGTTGTTGGGTACGACGGCCGCTGCGGTCCAGGCCGACCGTTTGGGCGCCGCCCGGCGCCTCGCCGACGCGACCGGCGCCGTCGTCCTCCTGAAGGGGCGCCACACCCTCGTGGCCGAGCCCGGGGGGGCCGCCGCCTTCAACTCCACGGGGAACCCGGGGATGGCGACCGCGGGCATGGGCGACGTCCTGACCGGGGTCCTGGGGGCCTTGCTGGCCCGCGGCATCCCCGCACGGGACGCGGCGCGCCTGGCGGCCTATGTTCACGGCGACGCCGGGGATCGCGCGGCGAAGGTCCGGGGTCAGGAGGGGTTGATCGCGACCGACGCGGTGGACGCGCTTCCCGCAGCATGGCTCGCGCTGCGGGAGGCGGGAGGGGGAAGCTGATGGACACGAGACAGCAGCGCCGGGACAAGCCGGGCGGCCCGGCGCCGCGCCCTCCCGCGGGGCGGCGAACGCTTTATGCCCTGAGCGAGGAGGAGACCTCCGAGCTGGGACGCGCGATGGGCCGCGGGCTTCGCGGAGGCGAGCTCGTCGTCCTGGAGGGCGACCTCGGCGTCGGAAAGACCACCTTCACGCGGGGACTCGCCGAGGGAGTGGGGATCGACCCGGGCGAGGTCAGCTCGCCGTCGTTCACGCTGGTCCAGGAGTACAAGGGCGGACGCGTCCCGTTCTTTCACGTCGACTTGTACCGGCTCGTCGACGGGGACGACGACGTCTCGTCGCTGGGCCTCGAGGACCTGATGGCCTCCGGAGGCGTCGTGGTCGTGGAATGGGGGGACAAGCTCCCGTCGTTCCTGCGTCACGGGGCGCTGGGCGTGCGATTCCAGGACCTCGGCGAAGGCTCCCGGCGGATCGAGATCTCCCCGGACGCGCGCGCCGCCGCCGCGCCTTCGCGCGGGGACGCCTGAGCCGGCTTCAGCTGTCCAGGCGGTAGTTCGGGGCTTCCTTCGTGA
This sequence is a window from Candidatus Polarisedimenticolaceae bacterium. Protein-coding genes within it:
- a CDS encoding NAD(P)H-hydrate dehydratase, with amino-acid sequence MRIVTGDQMRAADRDAIERLGIPGILLMEQAGRAVSDALLEDRPDAGRVGVAILCGRGNNGGDGFVIARHLRARGIDAMVVSLAAASDLRGDAALAHETAIDAGVRVVEAADAASWAKARERALERGIVVDALLGTGVSGGARGLVAEVIADLARSPAFVAAVDLPSGVDANTGEVAGPAVRADVTYTLCRPKLALVLEPAASLAGRWRVLDIGIPDEAVDAAGSELEWLDAAAVAPLLPPRPPDAHKGRFGHLLIVAGSRGKSGAAVLCARGALRAGVGLVTVATTRDAQPLVATQQAEVMTEVASSASTALKLLSTRDAIAIGPGLGTSGAARTLVTTLLAKRKVPAVADADALNVFEGKRLRAGKLPLVITPHPGEAARLLGTTAAAVQADRLGAARRLADATGAVVLLKGRHTLVAEPGGAAAFNSTGNPGMATAGMGDVLTGVLGALLARGIPARDAARLAAYVHGDAGDRAAKVRGQEGLIATDAVDALPAAWLALREAGGGS
- the rlmD gene encoding 23S rRNA (uracil(1939)-C(5))-methyltransferase RlmD; this encodes MSRNTPHEPRDMGVASDDSFQRGGRVPVTIDGLAAGGRGVGRVGGRVVFVSGAFPGDEGLVSIERVHRRFAEGRLVELRRPSPDRRTPECAHQPECGGCPWMPINEAVQREAKGRIVEESLRRIGGFREPPTVVCEASPRDLGYRNKVEFTLGSDAIGRRVLGLHRHEDAAAIVDVERCLLLDVAAQEVYRTCREHFLDGPGLGDPGRDGADAPRVIVRSSAASGEVLVVLRGAPGDFPSAPALARGLEGRVAGVVRVSSPPGRRGGAVVEVVAGRAFLEEELGGLRFRIPAAGFFQVNPGAADVLHGHVMRAAGNPTHAVDLYGGVGVFGLALARGGARVVVIEADGEAVACGVETAERERVGGVRFVKADALAGLQALSGRDREPELVLADPPRTGLGRGVAAAIAGLEPARVVLVGCDPAAFARDAGAMAALGYRLASVRAIDLFPQTDHVEAVGTLERG
- the aroC gene encoding chorismate synthase, with the translated sequence MKLRFLTAGESHGPALNVVVEGLPAGVPVDRGTIDRDLKRRMGGYGRGGRMKIESDAAEILGGVRFGLTLGSPVSLLIRNRDYANWTVAMSPDGPPPEPAERKAVTRPRPGHADLAGALKYGTHDARDILERASARETASRVAAGALAKALLTCTGIEITSRTLAVGKAQGPEDEDFDALLALPDDAAMRTTDAAAQAAMVAEVERAKRLGDSIGGVFEVLARGVPPGLGSHVHWDRRLDGRLGGAVLSIQAVKAVSVGEGIEGAESLGSALHDPIGYDANRRAFTRSSNRAGGIEGGMSNGEVIHVRGYLKPLATLPKPLGSVDLADKSPFEAAFERTDTIPIVAAGVVGEAMTALILADELLIKCGGDSLAETLRNLAGYRESIREF
- the tsaE gene encoding tRNA (adenosine(37)-N6)-threonylcarbamoyltransferase complex ATPase subunit type 1 TsaE, whose protein sequence is MDTRQQRRDKPGGPAPRPPAGRRTLYALSEEETSELGRAMGRGLRGGELVVLEGDLGVGKTTFTRGLAEGVGIDPGEVSSPSFTLVQEYKGGRVPFFHVDLYRLVDGDDDVSSLGLEDLMASGGVVVVEWGDKLPSFLRHGALGVRFQDLGEGSRRIEISPDARAAAAPSRGDA